The genomic stretch AATAGAGTTTCTAGCCAACTTCAACTCTGTTCTCTTTTCTAATCACCTTTCCTCAGTTTTTTAGTGTTTTGCAACATCCCGCACAGAATTCTCTTCAACCAAGAAGAACTTTCTGCATTCTGTGTGCGGCAACGCTGGCTTCGTCTTCTGAGTCAGATTCGCTCTGGGATGTGGAGCTATGCGAGGCAGAACTGCAGGGCGAAGAGCATTCTGGCGAACACAAGTAGTGCATAAGTGGGAGGCGGTACTTCCCACAGAAGTCCACAAACTTAATCTGTCTGACGCAGCAGTCAAAGTAGACTCCTAGAGGGGAAAGAACACAAATAATCAGAAGAAAGCAAAGACCACAGTGATTTTCAACACTTCCTTCAACGTTCTCTTTTGGGCATCTTAAGCAGAAGTAGTAGTTGCCTCTATAAAGCTGTGTATAGAATACTAGAAAGTCTTAGGAGTGGCAATCTGGCTGCAAAGAGAGGGCCAGGAGATTTATCTTAGGGAGCTGGGTCAGAGGATGCTGTTTCCTTAGGATCTTTTCTCTGGGTGAGCTGGAGTCTAGTGGCTGATGGAGGTTACAGGGTATCAATAGTGCCCCTTTTTCTATCCTCCAAGCTACCTCCTTGGCACTGCCCTACAATCTGGagactaaaataaaacaaaataagcatgACTTTTAGTAATgatcttaaataaataattataaaaagattTTCAGAAAAGAGATGGCATCCGTTCTTATGTACTGGGAAggcaaaattgaaagaaaaaaacgcTGATATTTTTATAGGCTCTAAATTTACAGCTGCAAAGCTGATTCACTGATGATCTCCCTTGGTTCTCACATCATTATATATTCTCTGACAGAATATGGCTCCTAATTTGGTGCTCCTGAATTGTGGCCCTTCAGGAAAGGAGAAGTACAGCCAGAGCTGAGGGGAAAGCAAAGGTTGCTGTGCCTTGGGGCTCAAGCTGATCCTTAAAGAGACATAGCACCTCTCTAACATGCACAGGTCAAACCAATGGTTGCAGTATAACCAGACTGTGTGGAACTTTGGGTCCCACAATCTCTCTGGAGGGGAATCTCAACCTTTACACAATACCTAAGTTCCCCAATGCTATGTATTTATCACATAAGGgaccaaaataaaaagacatgggtcaaccaaagaagaaataatgatttctgctgtttttttttcttggtacatCCACATTAATCTTTTATGGTATACTTGAAAAATTTATAAAGTAGACACATTCAATAAACTGGTCAATCAATAGACTGATAATAAATTCCCCAAACCATATAAGCTTCCTAAAAACAGAtgggaataataaaataaagcattatGGAATCACTATGCAGCCAAAATAGTGCAATAATAGTGTGCAAGATCTTGGAATGTAAAAGAGAAAGTGGCTCACAAAATATACAGTTCAACAAGGAATTTCAAGGGGAAATCTCTAATGGTTCGTTTTATATATCTCAAATTTTAAACTggtaatttttaaagcatttgtaAGTTAAACAGCATTTCAGTGCCCTAAAGAAGTCATTAAGAAATcatgtatgagagaaagagagttcTTGTAGAAGGCCATTTTCAGAAAAGGACAGGTTCAAAGCAGACTACATTTAGACCATTAGGCCTGAAGACCTGGTGTGAACTTGACCTGTGCTTCCCTGTCACTGCTAAAGCCAATTCAGGAAAGGAGACCCCAGAGAAAATTTATGCACTCATTATTTGACACAGCACTGCAACCTCTACTTCTAAGACTGGGTGACCATAAATAGCCAAgagtaaatctttcttttttaaacccaaggtgtctttttttttttactcttgtaACAATCTTTGGGAAATTtaattgttttccctttttcaccTCATAACAGTTTCAATACAAgatgaaactttcaggaaaaaTCTCACATTATTTTGATCATCATTATACAACATTCCCTTAGTACTTACATTTATCTTCAACACTAAAACCTTCCTACACCTTCCATTAAAATAAGACTTCTTAAAACGTAGTATTTTATGAGGAAGTCAAAATAAAATGACCACCTATCAGTCACCAGTTCCTACCCAAACACCCCGGAACTTCAGGTCCTACACAACATGGCTTTATAGAACCGTTTCACTCTCTCATTTCTCCTTACTGCCTTAACTATAACGGTTGAGCCAAGTTGTCACTTACCCAACCCTCCACCCCACACTGTTCTGTCTCTACTTTGCTCTGTACATGTGAAGTGTTTCCCATCCTCAATCCTACCCTCCCCAATTCTAACTCATCCCTCAAGAGTTCTGACATCTTTTCCAGATCTAAGTAAGTAGACTGGCCTCCCTTAGTTTCCAATAGCACTTTGAATTCTTTGGGATACTTAAATTACTCTGCACCATAGTATATCATTTGTTTAATTCTTTCAAAAGACCTAAACTCAAATTTTGAACCATGGATTTAAAAGAATACAAGGTTCTGGGGTACATTCTGAAACTGGCATGCATTCAGCCAATTTTCATACATCTTTAACCATGCTCTATAAAAGTATCTGATACAAAGAATGATGAGGCTTGtgtccaagatggcggctagaaggaggaagcagaaagcaggcctcctaaagtaaaatcttggagagacactggagatataccttacaggaaaaaccacccagaagaggcagaactttgactcctccacacctccagcctgcgcatagcatctccacttcacattaaacagagaaaccaggagggctcctgagcTGCCGCCAGACggcagcacccagacggcttgggaagatgcagaccacaaagtgagctaagcgggatgtggtactcccacagacaaccctgggccagatcagcccAGGTCTGTCCGGGGttgactgacccccacccaggggaaaaaaaccaaaaaaaaaaaaaaacctgaataataagcaataacaacaaaaagacaggtagcaaagagggtgggacgTCCTGAGTGCTGAAcaggggggagaggggaatccctcacaagcCAGCTGCAGATGGCAGAagcggtggcacacacccagcaaccaggagcaggaaagcttgtaaaagtggtggtgggaggaaaactccacaggagaggggggaagaccctcTCTTCCCACataagctgtaaataaacacgcaggcttgagaaagcgggtgcagtgtcacctcccccagtgtgcttggaaagggaaaagcttgtagcagtggcatcgcaCCCAGGAGaattctaagtaaacaaagcctgaggggctaggcgagtgttaagctcactcctgagatgtGCATAAATAAagtctccagcaacagctggatgacagcagcagacaggtgagccacaacctcatacagccattcacagaactgtctccagactctttttttttctccctacctttgatgacacaacactgaactacacctgcatgctgaaaaacttattgacactgtattgcatttgaacttgggacactttgtggtgttttttttgttttgtgctgttttgtttttttttagtttttgttcccttttgatgagacaacgataGAACTActactgagacaccatctccaggattgggggctgagggactaacaccaaaattattaagactgaaactttattgaatttgaacttggagatttatatatatatttcatttatatattttttatttcaatccactctctgtctctctaatgcctgttctgcttactgttgattagtacactatctctccctgtttatatctttgaaactttttttgttgtttttctacttgtttgtttttccctttttctttaacttctttgctttccatctcctctcacccttccattctaaatatcaccattgttattattacaagctagaaaatacttaattgcacacagtacagggacagtaacaacaccaagggcaatgacaggaagacagaaaaaacagggaaaccagtttccccacagcaaaaaattagtacaggaaccagaggagaatgaagaaaacagatactcagatccagactccaacaaaatgaagataaactatgccaaagaacccaatgaagctcacaagaataatctaaaagaagaaatactacaggtaatcaatgagaattttatagagatgatactggatagggtcaaccaaaatgtacaggagacactcaagaaattccaagacaacaaaaaatagagaatgtgaaaaagcacaagaagaaataaaagaaaccacagaagcactgtatacacaccaaagtgaaacaaagaacatgattaataaagagataaatgaactcaggacaaaaatagacaacattaaagaggaaaccacccaggatatggaaaacctcagaaaaaagaacgaaacagaattgcaaaacaaaatggaaggccaatccagcagaacagaacaaacagaagacagaatctcagaacttgaagatgagatggtaattaaaggaaaacccaagaactattagttaaacaactcaagacctgtgaaaagaaatgcaagaactcaccaactccatcaaaagaccaaaactgagaatcatgggcatcgaagaagaagaggtgcaagcaaagagaatgagtaatatattcaacaaaatagtaacagaaaatttcccaaatctagagaaatctattcccatacagatgcaagaggcctccagaacacaaaagagaccagatcaaaaaagaactaccccatggcatatcatcattaaaacaacaagttcagaaactagggaaagaatactgaaggctgtaagagagaaaaaataaataacatacaaaggtaaacccatcaaaatcacagcagacttctcaacagaaacattaaaagcaagaagagcttggggtgagatcttccagggactgaatgaaaataacttcaaccccaggatactctacccagcaaaactaacattcaaaatagatggagcaataaaagtcttccatgacaagcagaaactaaaacaatatgtgaccacaaagccaccactacaaaggattcttcaagggattctgcacacagaaagtgaaacccaacataaccatgaaagggcaggcagcaccaaactacaggaaaagagaaagcaagaaagtagagagtaacctcaacttaggtacacacaatcaaaccttcaaacaactaagacaactaaatgacaggaatcaccacatacttatcagtactaacacttaatgttaatggacttaattcccccatcaaaaggcaccatttgacgaaatggattaaaaaggaagatccaacaatttgttgcttacaggagacccatctcaccaacagaaataagcataggctaaggatgaaaggctggaagatttaccaagccaatggcccccgaaaacaggcaggagtagcaatacttatctctgacaaagtagacttcaaacctacattgattaaaccagataaagaaggacattccatactaataaaaggggaaatagaccaaaaggaaataataattatcaacctatatgcacccaatgtcaacacacccaatttcatcaaacataccctgaaagacctaaaagcatatattaacgccaacacagaggttgtgggaaactttaacaccccactatcatcaatagataggtcatccaaacaaaaaatcaataaagaaatccaagatctaaaatatacaatagatcaaatggacctacttgatgtctacagaatatttcatccaacttctacacaatatacattcttctcagcagcccacgaaatagaaagggaaggaaaactgccaaacacattttatgaagccagtactacacttatgccaaaaccaggcaaagacacctccaaataggagaactataggccaatctccttaatgaacactgaggcaaaaatcctcaataaaataatggcaaaccgaattcaacaacacatcaaaaagattattcacctcgaccaagtaggcttcatcccaggaatgcaggggggttcaacatacaaaaaccaataaacgtaataaaccacattaacagaagcaaagacaaaaaccacgtgatcatctcaacagatgcagaaaaagcctttgataagatccaacaccatttcatgataaaagctctaagaaaactaggaatagaaggaaagtacctcaacattataaaagctatatatgacaaacctacagccagcattatattgaatggagaaaaactgaaaccattccctctaaaatcaggaaccagacaaagatgcccactatctccactcctattcaacatagtactggaattcctagccagagcaatcaggcaagaagaaggaataaaaggaatacaaataggtaaagaaactgtcaaactatccctctttgcagatgacatgatcctataccttaaagacccaaaaaactctactcaaaagctcctagactccatcaatagctatagcaacatagcaggatataaaatcaacatagaaaaatcattagcatttctatacactaataatgaacaaactgagaaagaatatatgaaaacaattccatttacaatagcctcaaaaaaaaaaatcaaatatctaggtgtaaacctaacaaaggatgtgaacgacctctacaaggaaaactatgaacttctgaagtaagattgaggaagactacagaaagtggagagatctcccatgctcatggattggtagaatcaacatagtaaaaatgtctatactcccaaaagtaatctacatgtttaatgcaattcccatcaaaattccaatgacattcattaaagagactgaaaaatctacagttaaatttatatggaaacacaagaggcacaaacagcaaaggcaatactcaagTCAatagaacaatgctggaggtatcactatactcgacttcaaactaccATGtgccagcatggtactggcacaaaaacagacatgaagagcagtggaacagaatagaggacccagatatgaagccacacaactataaccaacttgtctttgacaaaggtgctaaaaatatacgatggagaaatagcaggctcttcaacaaaaactgctgggaaaacttgttagcagtctgcaaaaaactgaaactagatccatgtatctcaccctataccaatattaactcaaaatggatcaaagatcttactattagatcccaaactctaaagctgatacaggaaagagtaggaaatactctggaattagtaattataggtaagaactttctcaatggaaccccagcagctcagcaactaagagatagcatagataaatgggacttcataaaactaaaaagcttctgctcaacaaaagaaatggtctctaaactgaagagaacacccacagagtgggagaaaaatatttgccagctacacatcagacaaaggactgataaccagaatatacagggaactcaaaaaactaaattctcccaaaactaatgaaccaataaagaaatgggcaagtgaacttaaacagaactttctcaaaagaagaaattcaaatggccaaaaaacacatgaaaaaatgctcaccatctctagcaataaaggagatgcaaattaaaaccacactaagattccacctcacccctgttagaatagccatcattagcaacaccaccaacacaggtgttggcgaggatgcggggaaaaaggaaccctcttacactgctggtgggaatgtaaactagtacaaccactgtggaaaaaaatttggaggctacttaaaaagctaaacattgatctaccatttgatccagcaataccgctcttggggacacacccaaaagactgtgacacaggttactccagaggcacctgcacacccatgtttattgcagcgctattcacaatagccaagttatggaaacagccaagattccccactactgacgaatggattaagaaaatgtggtatttataaacaatggaattttatgcagccatgaagaagaacgaaatgttattattcgttggtaaatggatggaattggagaacatcattctgagtgaggttagcctggcccaaaagaccaaaaatcatatgttctccttcatatgtggacattagatcaagggcaaaaacaacaaggggattggactttgatcacatgataaagcgagagcacacaagggaggtatgaggataggtaagacacctaaaaactagatagcatatgttgccctcaactcatagaaactaaagcagatactttaaagcaactgaggccaatagaaggggaccaggaactagagaaaaggtgagatcaagaagaattaacttagaagataacacacatacacaggaaatcaatgtgagtcaactccctgtatagctatctttatctcaattagcaaaaacccttgttcctttctattattgcttatactcgctctacaataaaattagacataaaggcaaaatagtttctgtcaggtagtgggggtggtaagtgagggggtggggggggtaagtgaggggtgggggaggggggagaaatgattcaaacactgtatacacatatgaataataaataaataaataaatacatacataaaacaaaGAATGATGAGTCTAAGAAAATGTccttaaataaatatgaaaagtgtCCAAACATTTGAGAAACTCTCTTAGCAAACAGGACTGCttatgtttcctttcattttatcataTAATATTCCCAGACAGGATGACAGCTCCTGGATATCTTCCTTGTGTATGAAGCCAGAAATATTATGAAacgaatttaaaaacaaaaaggaaggaaaaaagttaagaagGAAGGGCGACTTAGAGGGTGAAATGTCTTACTTTCTGGTAATTGCCTTTTTCTGAATGAAGTCTTTCCTAATTAAAACAATACTTACGTCACTAAATTATAAAAATGCCTAAATGAGCACAAAACATGAACATCTGAGTTTACTTACCTCCACATTTTGGGTTTGGGCAATTGCTGGCTGAACTCAAGTATTTAAGAAGATTCCCAGGAAGATCATAGGGAGTGTAAGAAATATTTCGAATCTTAATGGTCCGTGCAGCTAATTCCAGGAGAGTTGGAGGGTCATAGGTTAAATCTCTAACAAAACGAACAACCAATGGGTTTCCTCGTAAACTCAATTCTTCCAAATGAATAAGGTTGAGGATCTCTCGAGGCAGGTATGTCAGCAAGTTATTGTGGAGACTGAGGGAACGAAGTGAATGCAACCTAGAATGAATGCAGTACAAAAATCACTGGCCGTGTGCAACCTAATCCCCTAGAAAGCTAAGTTTACACATGTGCGtgagtgtgtctctgtgtgtacaGTCTGAGCTCCCTGTGAGAATGAGCAAAGAAGATTAAGgtcaataaaggaaaacaaaaggtgCTGCAACCAGGTCTGTGTGCATCGTTATAAAGGCCATGGAAGACTTCTGACCCTGGAATCCTGGAGCACTTAAGACTGCTCAGAGAGTGTTCTGATGTCCCACCTGAGAGAAATGCTGAGTTTTAAGATGTGGGGGGCATCCATTATCACTCAGATAcctaaggaaggaaagatttcaGATGCAACAGGAGTGAAGATCCTTTATGTTACAAAGTCTCATTAGGGTAAGAGCTTGAATGACCAAAAGTCCCTCCAAATCCAGGGAAGCCTATGCCAAATTAATAATCTTATTTTTGAAGCATAAATCAGAGCactgaaaagtaaaattaaaaataactcaacTCACAGCAAATTCCAGAGCTATAATCAtaccattttatttgaaaatatctaattgttttcttttctttctttctttttttttaaagacacggTCTCACAATGTAGCCTAGGTTGccctcaaactcgagatcctcccgCCTTTATCTCCTGATTACAGGGATTATacgcatgtaccaccatgcctagcttcaaATTCTTTTCTATATACAAAACATGTGAGGCTGGGAATGATGGTGCAGGTCTGTAGCCCcaaccacttgggaggcagaggcagggggatggCGGTTCGGGACCAGCACAGgtaaaagttaacaagaccctctctcaacaaacaagcaggaCATGATGGcgcatgcctgctaggcaggaggcagagggaggagcatTAAGGtatgaggctggccccaggcaaaagtgtgagaccctatctgaaaaataaactaaagcaaaaaaggttgtgGTTCAAGTAGTGGAGCTTGCCCAGCaggctgaaggccctgagttcaatccctagtatgccctccccccaaaataaagcaaaacagtgACAGAATGCAAGACAATAATTCCTAAGCATGTCTGTGTATAGACAAACTGAAATACTCACTGTGCAAGCTGAGGAGGCACACTTTGGATTTTGTTGTCACACAATACCAAATAATTCAAAGAAGGCAGATTTGCTAATTCTGGTGGGATTTCTTTGATGAAGTTTCCTCCAAGATACAAACACTCTAAACTGCAAAAGTAaatgaacagaaggaaaaaagtaaataaatgtaagTTGGACAAAGTGATCATCTATTGTCTCTACTACAGTGAACATAGTCGTATATTCATTCAGCAATGTTTTACTTAGAATTTGCTCTAGAGAAATAATCCGGTCTTCAGGAAGTACATACCATAGCTCAGCAATCAAGACGCACCAATGTTAGACGATATTGTAATTAAgtacaaaataaatccaaaattatGTGATTAAAACACCAAAATAAGAGGAACAATTTACAAATGAGCTGGAAAGGAGAAACAGCCACAGCAGCTCTGACTGGAAaaggttttccaaagtggtgtGAGTTCAGCTGAGCTATGAACTTAGCCATTTAGATGGGAAGTGAGAGGAGACTTCAGGGTGGAGGAGAGGGCTTTCAGGGGCTCAGGAGGTACctgttttaaggaaaaaagaaaatcctagaGGAATGCAGATAAAGGCTAGAGAGGCCAGGTTACAGGAACCCCAAATTCCACACAGTGTGCTTGGGTTTGATGCATTAACGGGCAATGGGAaaaccagttttgttttgttttttaaaacaagcagaaaacCATGTCTAAAGTCTCTacaattcttctttttcttattatagcAAATACATCCGTCAGAGGCTGTCTGAATAAATAATCTATAAAACTGACCACTTACATGAAGTTAAAGTTCCAGATAATTTTCCTGCTTACTAAGAAATACACAGTTTAGACATAGCATGTATTACACCAAATgtaatgctactctctgatcaCTGCAGAAGGGCTCcttcaaaaagtttttttttttttttttatggggtgGCAGACTCACTTTTCAcaatatacatgaaaataaataataggtATGCTCCAATATACATTGACCTTTTCCtaactattatttttatcttgttaTTCTGCTGCTGAATAAaactattacttttaaaaaatatctttaaagtgTGAGAAAAAAGCTTACAAAACTGTTATGCAAACTTCCAAGGTCAGAATTCCTTGGGATGCTTTTAAAGCTACTTTACAGCTATCCAGATACTCC from Castor canadensis chromosome 5, mCasCan1.hap1v2, whole genome shotgun sequence encodes the following:
- the Lrrc58 gene encoding leucine-rich repeat-containing protein 58, whose translation is MEEAGAAAAAAAGEAELNWSRLSVSTETLESELEARAEERRGSREALLRLLLPHNRLVSLPRALGSGFPHLQLLDVSGNALTALGPELLALSGLRTLLARNNRLGGPGALPKGLAQSPLCRSLQVLNLSGNLFQEVPASLLELRALHTLSLGGNQLQSIPAEIENLRSLECLYLGGNFIKEIPPELANLPSLNYLVLCDNKIQSVPPQLAQLHSLRSLSLHNNLLTYLPREILNLIHLEELSLRGNPLVVRFVRDLTYDPPTLLELAARTIKIRNISYTPYDLPGNLLKYLSSASNCPNPKCGGVYFDCCVRQIKFVDFCGKYRLPLMHYLCSPECSSPCSSASHSSTSQSESDSEDEASVAAHRMQKVLLG